The following proteins come from a genomic window of Blastococcus sp. HT6-30:
- a CDS encoding peroxiredoxin, translated as MPSRLHQLEERFAEIGDQLDDSPVTEALSVLHAIVQEVARQAPPPIQGSADAAGITLRDVADLYLTAPPMAGAAESTGLPVGTTAPDFTLPDANGEPVSLSDFRGRTVVLVFYPLDWSPGCSRQLELYQQELAEFDARDAALIGVSADSLYSHGAWAAVRGITFPLLADFHPKGDVAQRYGVWRESDGFSDRALYVIDRDGVIRHAHVSPRVEHLPDIYELFATLDRLTDQQPAA; from the coding sequence GTGCCCAGCCGCCTCCACCAGCTGGAAGAGCGTTTCGCCGAGATCGGCGACCAGCTCGACGACTCGCCTGTCACCGAGGCGCTCTCCGTCCTCCATGCGATCGTGCAGGAAGTGGCCCGGCAGGCCCCGCCACCGATCCAGGGTTCAGCCGACGCCGCAGGTATCACGCTGCGGGATGTGGCTGACCTCTACCTGACGGCGCCACCGATGGCCGGAGCTGCCGAGTCGACCGGTCTTCCCGTCGGAACGACCGCGCCGGATTTCACACTGCCGGACGCCAACGGCGAACCTGTGAGCCTCTCGGACTTCCGCGGGCGAACCGTGGTCCTGGTGTTCTACCCCCTGGACTGGAGTCCCGGGTGCAGTCGCCAGCTGGAGCTCTACCAGCAGGAGCTGGCAGAGTTCGACGCCCGCGACGCGGCACTCATCGGGGTGTCCGCGGACTCCCTCTACAGCCACGGTGCGTGGGCCGCCGTCCGGGGGATCACCTTTCCGCTGTTGGCGGACTTCCATCCGAAGGGCGATGTCGCCCAGCGGTACGGCGTGTGGCGGGAGTCCGACGGCTTCAGCGACCGTGCCCTGTACGTCATCGACCGTGACGGTGTGATCCGTCACGCCCATGTGTCGCCGCGGGTGGAGCACCTCCCCGACATCTACGAACTCTTCGCCACGCTCGACCGGCTGACCGATCAGCAGCCGGCGGCCTGA
- a CDS encoding glutaredoxin domain-containing protein → MAGGRPSVGVSPVTVYGSRWCGITQMTRRMLDRAGVPYRYVDLDLHPEMKRRLRWMAGGDVRNPVVDVAGEWLEQPSARQLHWVLARHGLI, encoded by the coding sequence ATGGCTGGGGGTCGTCCGTCTGTCGGCGTATCCCCGGTCACCGTCTACGGCAGCCGATGGTGCGGGATCACCCAGATGACCCGCCGCATGCTGGACAGAGCCGGTGTGCCCTACCGCTACGTCGACCTGGACCTGCACCCGGAGATGAAGCGACGGCTGCGGTGGATGGCCGGCGGTGACGTACGCAACCCCGTCGTCGACGTCGCAGGCGAGTGGTTGGAACAACCCAGCGCCCGGCAGCTCCACTGGGTGCTCGCTCGGCACGGGCTGATCTGA
- a CDS encoding DUF2267 domain-containing protein, whose product MRYDEFLARVREQGGYADRSEADRTARVVLGLLSQRLVDGERKDLAAQLPGELQDAVLTAPSQEVFGVEEFLRRIARELSATEETARWDASAVLTTLAGAISGGEVNQILTQLPAGYAPLFGKTDLA is encoded by the coding sequence ATGCGGTACGACGAGTTCCTCGCCAGAGTCCGCGAACAGGGCGGGTACGCCGATCGATCGGAAGCCGACCGGACGGCACGTGTCGTGCTCGGCTTGCTCAGCCAGCGGCTGGTCGACGGCGAACGGAAGGACCTTGCCGCCCAGCTCCCCGGCGAGCTGCAGGACGCCGTGCTGACCGCCCCGTCCCAGGAGGTGTTCGGCGTGGAGGAGTTCCTGCGCCGGATCGCCCGAGAGCTGTCAGCCACCGAGGAGACCGCCCGCTGGGACGCCAGCGCGGTCCTCACCACACTCGCCGGGGCGATCAGCGGAGGAGAGGTCAATCAGATCCTGACCCAGCTCCCGGCCGGCTACGCCCCCCTGTTCGGCAAGACGGATCTCGCCTGA
- a CDS encoding Hsp20/alpha crystallin family protein: MSVMRYEPFGEPFRGLDRLTSQLVSGRRTPMGMPMDVWQADDGYHVALDLPGIDPSSVEITCERNVLTIRAERRAEYEEGHNVLLAERPQGGFTRQLQVGDALDTSKVQATYDNGVLMLTIPVAESAQPRRIEVQTGRGGQK, from the coding sequence ATGAGCGTGATGCGCTACGAGCCGTTCGGGGAGCCCTTCCGGGGCCTTGATCGGCTCACCAGCCAGTTGGTGTCGGGCAGGCGCACGCCGATGGGCATGCCGATGGACGTGTGGCAGGCCGACGACGGTTACCACGTGGCCTTGGACCTGCCGGGCATCGACCCGAGCAGCGTGGAGATCACCTGCGAGCGCAACGTGCTGACCATCCGCGCCGAACGCCGGGCGGAGTACGAGGAGGGCCACAACGTCCTGCTCGCTGAGCGTCCGCAGGGCGGCTTCACCCGGCAGCTGCAGGTCGGCGATGCCCTGGACACCAGCAAGGTGCAGGCCACCTACGACAACGGTGTGCTGATGCTGACCATCCCGGTGGCCGAGTCGGCCCAACCCCGCCGGATCGAGGTGCAGACCGGGCGCGGTGGCCAGAAGTAG
- the dnaK gene encoding molecular chaperone DnaK encodes MAKAVGIDLGTTNSVIAVTEGGKPTVIANAEGSRTTPSVVAFSESGERLVGQLARRQAILNSQGTISSAKRFIGRRYEEVTSEKDAVTFDVASGPEGAVRFDVRGKQYAPEEISAQVLRKLVEDASKYLGEKITEAVITVPAYFNDAQRQATRDAGRIAGLEVLRIINEPTAAALAYGLDKNKNETVMVFDLGGGTFDVSLLDVGDGVVEVRATAGDGHLGGDDFDRRLVDHLAEEFQRAEGIDLRKDPQALQRLFEAAEKAKVELSSVTQTTVNLPFITADANGPKHLNTTVMRSTFESITGDLVERCMGPVQQAMADAKVTADDIDEVILVGGSTRIPAVQNLVRRLTGGKDPNMSVNPDEVVALGAALQAAVIKGEVKDVLLLDVTPLSLGVETMGGVMTKVIERNTTIPARRSETFSTAEDNQPAVDVVVLQGERERASDNRVLGRFRLENIRPAPRGVPQVEVTFDIDANGILNVTAKDRDTGQQQQITISESSNLDKSEVERMVADAQRHQAEDARLRELVEARNTLDTAAYQVERRLAELGEAVPVHEKARAEMLIGDARQAVKEEAPLERLRSLTGELQQIFHGMAAGSPGGTGPTSGAGPSSPGGPDDDVIDAEVVNE; translated from the coding sequence ATGGCTAAGGCGGTCGGTATCGACTTGGGTACCACCAACTCGGTCATTGCGGTCACCGAGGGCGGCAAGCCCACTGTCATCGCCAACGCCGAAGGTTCTCGCACGACCCCATCGGTGGTCGCGTTCAGCGAGTCCGGCGAGCGGCTGGTCGGCCAGCTGGCCCGTCGGCAGGCGATTCTGAACTCCCAGGGCACGATCTCCTCGGCCAAGCGATTCATCGGCCGTCGCTACGAGGAGGTGACCAGCGAGAAGGACGCGGTCACCTTCGACGTCGCCAGCGGCCCCGAGGGCGCGGTGCGCTTCGACGTCCGCGGCAAGCAGTACGCGCCCGAGGAGATCTCCGCGCAGGTGCTGCGGAAGTTGGTCGAGGACGCCTCGAAGTACCTCGGCGAGAAGATCACCGAGGCGGTGATCACCGTGCCGGCGTACTTCAACGACGCCCAACGGCAGGCCACCCGTGACGCCGGTCGGATCGCCGGCCTCGAGGTGCTGCGCATCATCAACGAGCCCACCGCGGCGGCGCTGGCCTACGGCCTGGACAAGAACAAGAACGAGACCGTCATGGTGTTCGACCTCGGGGGCGGCACGTTCGACGTGAGCCTGCTCGACGTCGGCGACGGTGTCGTGGAGGTACGGGCCACCGCCGGCGACGGGCACCTGGGGGGGGACGACTTCGACCGGCGGCTCGTCGACCACCTGGCCGAGGAGTTCCAGCGCGCCGAGGGCATCGATCTGCGCAAGGACCCGCAGGCGCTGCAGCGGCTGTTCGAGGCAGCGGAGAAGGCGAAGGTCGAGCTGTCCTCGGTCACCCAGACGACGGTGAACCTGCCGTTCATCACCGCAGACGCGAACGGCCCCAAGCACCTCAACACCACCGTGATGCGGTCGACCTTCGAGTCCATCACCGGTGATCTCGTCGAGCGGTGCATGGGACCGGTGCAGCAGGCGATGGCGGACGCGAAGGTGACCGCCGACGACATCGACGAGGTGATCCTCGTCGGTGGTTCCACCCGCATCCCGGCCGTGCAGAACCTGGTCCGGCGGCTGACCGGCGGCAAGGACCCGAACATGTCGGTCAACCCCGACGAGGTCGTCGCGCTCGGTGCCGCCCTGCAGGCAGCGGTGATCAAGGGCGAGGTCAAGGACGTCCTGCTGCTCGACGTCACCCCGCTGTCCCTGGGTGTGGAGACCATGGGCGGAGTGATGACGAAGGTCATCGAGCGCAACACCACGATCCCCGCCCGCCGTTCGGAGACCTTCTCCACCGCCGAGGACAACCAGCCCGCCGTCGACGTCGTGGTGCTGCAGGGCGAGCGTGAGCGGGCCAGCGACAACCGGGTCCTGGGCCGGTTCCGGTTGGAGAACATCCGGCCGGCGCCGCGGGGGGTGCCGCAGGTCGAGGTGACCTTCGACATCGACGCCAACGGCATCCTCAACGTCACCGCGAAGGACAGGGACACCGGGCAGCAGCAGCAGATCACCATCAGTGAGAGCTCCAATCTCGACAAGAGCGAGGTGGAGCGGATGGTGGCCGACGCGCAGCGGCACCAGGCCGAGGACGCCCGGCTTCGTGAGCTGGTCGAAGCCCGCAACACCCTCGATACGGCCGCGTACCAGGTGGAGCGGCGGCTGGCCGAGCTCGGCGAAGCCGTGCCGGTGCACGAGAAGGCGCGGGCCGAGATGCTCATCGGCGACGCCCGCCAGGCGGTCAAGGAAGAGGCCCCGTTGGAGCGGCTGCGGTCGCTGACCGGTGAGCTGCAGCAGATCTTCCACGGCATGGCTGCCGGATCTCCCGGCGGCACCGGACCCACCTCAGGCGCCGGACCGTCGTCACCGGGCGGGCCCGATGACGACGTGATCGATGCCGAGGTCGTCAACGAGTGA
- a CDS encoding nucleotide exchange factor GrpE — protein MADHDISTAGPGATASEAPATGASAGGGTDAGGRDPHVAELQHQVAGLQQQVSELEDRWRRALAEADNLRKRYEREAVQQRARERAQVAAAWLPVLDHLELALAHAAANPSAIIEGVRGVRDQALAVLTGLGYPRREDIGATFDPARHEAVAATPVDHVPAGTVLEVVRPGYGEGERLLRPAAVVVAAAPSTPEGDDSGREDQRDPGAR, from the coding sequence ATGGCCGACCACGACATCTCCACCGCCGGGCCCGGCGCCACCGCCTCCGAAGCCCCGGCCACCGGCGCTTCCGCCGGCGGCGGGACCGACGCCGGCGGCCGGGACCCCCACGTCGCCGAACTGCAGCACCAGGTCGCGGGACTGCAGCAGCAGGTCAGCGAGCTGGAGGACCGGTGGCGGCGCGCCCTGGCCGAGGCGGACAACCTCCGCAAGCGGTACGAACGTGAGGCCGTCCAGCAGCGTGCCCGGGAGCGGGCACAGGTGGCGGCGGCCTGGCTGCCGGTGCTCGACCACCTGGAACTCGCGCTGGCGCACGCCGCGGCGAACCCCTCGGCGATCATCGAGGGTGTGCGCGGCGTCCGCGACCAGGCGCTCGCCGTGCTCACCGGCCTGGGCTATCCGCGGCGCGAGGACATCGGCGCCACCTTCGACCCGGCCCGGCACGAGGCGGTGGCTGCCACGCCGGTCGATCATGTGCCGGCCGGCACGGTGCTGGAGGTGGTGCGCCCGGGCTACGGGGAAGGGGAGCGGCTGCTGCGCCCGGCAGCGGTGGTCGTCGCAGCCGCCCCTTCGACTCCCGAGGGCGACGACAGCGGTAGGGAAGACCAGCGGGATCCGGGGGCGCGGTGA
- a CDS encoding DnaJ C-terminal domain-containing protein has protein sequence MADRDYYAALGVARGASQEEIQRAYRKLARRYHPDVNKDPGAEEKFKDVSEAYDVLSDPETRRRYDAFGPDFRQVPDGVDAETWRRARAGAAAGAGARSGGGRSPGWGPQGQQVWVDGGSGFGGGFGDGIDLEDLLGGMFGGQAPGATGAGRGRRGWGRVAGADQEAELELTVEDAYSGGRRSLTLSGPDGPRSLEVNIPAGVTDGQRIRLAGQGGQGSGGAPAGDLYLVIRLAPHPRYRVEGRDVYVDLPLSPWEAALGTSVAIDTPGGEAKVKVPAGTSSGRRLRLRRRGLPNPRGEAGDLYAEVRVLVPHRLTEAERTLFSELAAASTFDPREHARRAS, from the coding sequence ATGGCTGACCGGGACTACTACGCAGCCCTGGGGGTCGCCCGTGGCGCCAGCCAGGAGGAGATCCAGCGCGCCTACCGCAAGCTGGCCCGTCGGTACCACCCCGATGTCAACAAGGACCCCGGGGCCGAGGAGAAGTTCAAGGACGTCTCCGAGGCCTACGACGTGCTCTCCGATCCGGAGACCCGCCGCCGTTACGACGCCTTCGGCCCGGACTTCCGCCAGGTGCCCGACGGCGTCGATGCCGAGACCTGGCGGCGCGCCCGTGCCGGCGCGGCCGCTGGGGCAGGAGCTCGCTCGGGGGGCGGCCGGTCGCCCGGCTGGGGCCCACAGGGGCAGCAGGTCTGGGTCGACGGCGGCAGCGGCTTCGGCGGCGGGTTCGGTGACGGCATCGATCTCGAGGACCTGCTCGGCGGCATGTTCGGCGGACAGGCCCCTGGCGCAACGGGAGCCGGCCGTGGCCGCCGGGGCTGGGGCCGCGTCGCCGGCGCCGACCAGGAGGCTGAGCTGGAGCTCACCGTGGAGGACGCCTACTCCGGTGGGCGCCGGTCGCTGACGCTGTCGGGCCCGGACGGGCCGCGCTCACTGGAGGTGAACATCCCGGCCGGGGTCACCGATGGTCAGCGGATCCGACTGGCCGGTCAGGGCGGTCAGGGCAGCGGCGGCGCACCCGCCGGGGACCTGTACCTGGTGATCAGGCTGGCGCCGCACCCTCGCTACCGGGTGGAGGGACGCGACGTGTACGTGGATCTGCCGCTGAGCCCCTGGGAGGCGGCGTTGGGCACCTCGGTGGCGATCGACACCCCCGGCGGGGAGGCCAAGGTCAAGGTCCCCGCCGGTACCTCGAGCGGACGGCGGCTTCGCCTGCGCCGCCGGGGGCTGCCCAACCCGCGCGGTGAGGCGGGCGATCTGTACGCCGAGGTGCGTGTCCTCGTGCCTCATCGGCTGACCGAGGCCGAGCGCACGCTGTTCTCCGAGCTGGCCGCGGCCTCCACCTTCGACCCGCGCGAGCACGCCAGGAGGGCGTCATGA
- the clpB gene encoding ATP-dependent chaperone ClpB yields MDLNRLTQKSQEALHDAQTKALRFGHTEVDGEHLLLALLDQPEGLTPRLLSQTGADPHALRADLEAELGRRPKVTGPGAAPGQVYVTQRLSRLFDAAEREAQRLKDEYVSVEHLVIALLEEGSATAAGRLLRGGGLTREKFLAALTDIRGNQRVTSAMPEVAYEALSKYGRDLVAEAAAGKLDPVIGRDTEIRRVVQILSRKTKNNPVLIGDPGVGKTAIVEGLAQRITRGDVPEGLKDKTIFALDMGSLVAGAKYRGEFEERLKAVLNEVRAAEGRILLFVDEMHTVVGAGAAEGAMDAGNMLKPMLARGELHMVGATTLEEYRKHVEKDAALERRFQPVIVDEPSVEDAVSILRGLRERLEIFHGVKIQDGALVGAVTLSHRYISDRFLPDKAIDLVDEACAMLRTEIDSMPAELDEFTRRVRRLEIEEAALAKETDPASQTRLTELRRELADLRAEADAMHAQWEAERHALRKVQALREELEQVRQEAEQAERSYDLNRAAELRHGRLPELERRLAAEEEQLAAEQGGRRLLREVVTEAEIANIVSRWTGIPVSRLTEGEREKILRLDAVLHERVVGQDEAVQLVADAIIRARSGIKDPRRPIGSFVFLGPTGVGKTELARSLAAALFDTEDNIVRLDMSEYQERHTVSRLVGAPPGYVGYEEGGQLTEAVRRKPYSVVLFDEIEKAHADVFNTLLQVLDDGRLTDAQGRTVDFRNTVVIMTSNIGSQHLLDGVTGGSEITPEAREAVMAELRGHFRPEFLNRVDDIVLFKPLTLAEIETIVELMVSDLRARLADRQMSLELTEDARRFIAGQGFDPVYGARPLRRFIAREVETRIGRALLSGDVIDGATIRVDATEGQLDVRWENAAGPAQAAA; encoded by the coding sequence GTGGACCTCAACCGACTTACCCAGAAGTCTCAGGAGGCCCTCCACGACGCGCAGACCAAGGCGCTGCGGTTCGGCCACACCGAGGTCGACGGCGAGCACCTGCTGCTCGCGCTGCTCGACCAGCCCGAGGGGCTGACCCCTCGGCTGCTGTCCCAGACCGGCGCCGATCCCCATGCTCTGCGTGCCGACCTGGAGGCCGAACTCGGCCGCCGGCCGAAGGTGACCGGCCCGGGCGCCGCGCCCGGGCAGGTGTACGTCACCCAGCGGCTGTCCCGGCTGTTCGACGCCGCCGAGCGGGAGGCGCAGCGGCTCAAGGACGAGTACGTCTCGGTCGAGCACCTGGTGATCGCGTTGCTGGAGGAGGGGAGCGCCACCGCCGCGGGGCGGTTGCTGCGCGGCGGAGGCCTCACCCGGGAGAAGTTCCTCGCGGCGCTCACCGACATCCGCGGCAACCAGCGCGTCACCTCCGCCATGCCCGAGGTCGCCTACGAGGCGCTGAGCAAGTACGGCCGGGACCTCGTGGCCGAGGCAGCCGCCGGCAAGCTGGACCCGGTCATCGGTCGCGACACCGAGATCCGCCGCGTGGTGCAGATCCTGTCCCGCAAGACCAAGAACAACCCGGTGCTCATCGGTGACCCCGGCGTCGGCAAGACCGCCATCGTCGAGGGCCTGGCGCAGCGGATCACCCGAGGCGACGTCCCCGAAGGACTGAAGGACAAGACCATCTTCGCCCTCGACATGGGGTCGCTGGTGGCCGGCGCCAAGTACCGCGGTGAGTTCGAGGAACGGCTCAAGGCCGTGCTCAACGAGGTCCGCGCCGCCGAGGGCCGCATCCTGCTGTTCGTGGACGAGATGCACACCGTCGTCGGCGCCGGGGCGGCCGAGGGCGCGATGGACGCGGGCAACATGCTCAAGCCGATGCTCGCCCGCGGTGAGCTGCACATGGTCGGCGCGACCACCCTGGAGGAGTACCGCAAGCACGTGGAGAAGGACGCCGCCCTGGAACGACGGTTCCAGCCGGTGATCGTCGACGAACCTTCCGTGGAAGATGCCGTCTCCATCCTGCGCGGCCTGCGGGAGCGCCTGGAGATCTTCCACGGCGTGAAGATCCAGGACGGTGCCCTCGTCGGTGCGGTCACCCTGTCCCACCGCTACATCTCCGACCGGTTCCTGCCCGACAAGGCCATCGACCTGGTCGACGAGGCATGCGCCATGCTGCGCACGGAGATCGACTCCATGCCGGCCGAGCTGGACGAGTTCACCCGCCGGGTGCGGCGCCTGGAGATCGAGGAGGCGGCGCTGGCCAAGGAGACCGATCCCGCCAGCCAGACCCGGCTGACCGAGCTGCGGCGCGAGCTGGCCGATCTCCGCGCCGAGGCCGACGCCATGCACGCCCAGTGGGAGGCCGAACGGCACGCGCTGCGCAAGGTGCAGGCGCTGCGCGAGGAGCTGGAGCAGGTCCGCCAGGAGGCCGAGCAGGCCGAGCGGTCCTACGATCTCAACCGGGCCGCGGAGCTGCGCCACGGCCGGCTGCCGGAGCTGGAGCGACGGCTGGCGGCCGAGGAGGAGCAGCTGGCGGCCGAGCAGGGAGGCAGGCGGCTGCTGCGCGAGGTGGTCACCGAGGCCGAGATCGCCAACATCGTCTCCCGCTGGACCGGCATCCCGGTCAGCCGGCTGACCGAGGGGGAGCGGGAGAAGATCCTGCGCCTGGACGCCGTCCTGCACGAACGCGTGGTCGGCCAGGACGAGGCGGTGCAGCTGGTCGCCGACGCGATCATCCGCGCCCGCTCCGGGATCAAGGACCCCCGCCGGCCGATCGGCTCGTTCGTCTTCCTCGGCCCCACCGGCGTCGGGAAGACCGAGCTGGCCCGCTCGCTGGCCGCCGCCTTGTTCGACACCGAGGACAACATCGTGCGGCTGGACATGAGCGAGTACCAGGAGCGCCACACCGTGTCCCGACTGGTCGGCGCCCCTCCCGGCTACGTCGGCTACGAGGAGGGCGGCCAGCTGACCGAGGCCGTGCGGCGCAAGCCCTACTCGGTGGTGCTCTTCGACGAGATCGAGAAGGCGCACGCCGACGTCTTCAACACGCTGCTGCAGGTGCTCGACGACGGCCGGCTCACCGACGCCCAGGGCCGCACCGTCGACTTCCGCAACACCGTGGTGATCATGACGTCGAACATCGGCTCCCAGCACCTGCTCGACGGGGTCACCGGCGGCAGCGAGATCACGCCGGAGGCCCGGGAGGCGGTCATGGCCGAGCTCCGCGGCCACTTCCGGCCGGAGTTCCTCAACCGGGTCGACGACATCGTGCTGTTCAAGCCGTTGACCCTCGCCGAGATCGAGACCATCGTCGAACTCATGGTCAGCGACCTGCGGGCCCGGCTCGCCGACCGGCAGATGAGCCTGGAACTGACCGAGGACGCCCGCCGGTTCATCGCCGGCCAGGGCTTCGACCCCGTCTACGGAGCTCGGCCGCTGCGCAGGTTCATCGCCCGCGAGGTCGAGACCCGCATCGGCCGGGCCCTGCTCTCCGGGGATGTCATCGACGGCGCCACGATCCGCGTCGATGCCACGGAAGGCCAGCTGGACGTCCGCTGGGAGAACGCCGCCGGCCCCGCGCAAGCCGCCGCATGA
- the trxA gene encoding thioredoxin, whose product MTAHSIVSCGTCGRRNRVPAAAAGTPRCGQCHTALPWTADAGDQEFTEIVERSPIPVLVDLWAPWCGPCRMVSPALEDLARTRAGQMKLVKVNVDTAPQTAQRFQVQAVPTLILLERGNIVARRAGAAPPAALSNWLDDVLPGVGTPQ is encoded by the coding sequence GTGACAGCCCACTCGATCGTCTCCTGCGGCACCTGCGGACGCCGGAACCGGGTGCCCGCCGCAGCGGCGGGCACCCCCCGCTGCGGACAGTGCCACACCGCCCTGCCCTGGACCGCCGACGCCGGCGACCAGGAGTTCACCGAGATCGTCGAACGCTCCCCGATCCCGGTGCTGGTGGACCTGTGGGCCCCCTGGTGCGGTCCATGCCGGATGGTCAGTCCCGCACTCGAGGACCTGGCCCGCACCCGGGCAGGGCAGATGAAGCTGGTCAAGGTGAACGTCGACACCGCGCCGCAGACGGCCCAGCGGTTCCAGGTGCAAGCCGTACCTACGCTCATCCTGCTGGAGCGGGGAAACATCGTCGCCCGTCGAGCCGGTGCCGCGCCACCGGCGGCGCTGAGCAACTGGCTGGACGACGTGCTGCCCGGAGTCGGCACCCCGCAGTAG
- a CDS encoding carbohydrate-binding domain-containing protein: MTITAAATYRLSGSLDGQVVVDTTDEGVVRIVLDDAGISSSTTSALAFLDAGTAMVVLADGSANSLGDGSGYAADGSEPNAALYSAADLTITGTGSLEVTGNANDGIAGKDGLVLDSGTITVGAVDDGIRGKDYLVVQDADATVTAGGDGLKADNAEDTAAGYVHVAGGSVDVTAAGDGISAETDVIVGGGEVTVASGGGSGRTVADDTSAKGLKGTVSVVIGGGTVDVDAADDDVVHSDGVVSITDGTLTVATGDDGVHSDADVSIAGGTLTVTASWRRSRAPSSRSAAATWT; the protein is encoded by the coding sequence ATGACCATCACCGCCGCCGCCACCTACCGGCTGAGCGGCTCGCTCGACGGACAGGTCGTCGTCGACACCACGGACGAGGGCGTCGTCCGGATCGTCCTGGACGACGCCGGGATCTCCTCGTCCACCACCTCGGCGCTCGCGTTCCTCGACGCCGGCACCGCGATGGTCGTCCTCGCCGACGGCTCGGCCAACTCGCTCGGCGACGGCTCGGGCTATGCCGCCGACGGCTCGGAGCCGAACGCGGCGTTGTACAGCGCCGCGGACCTGACGATCACCGGCACCGGGTCGCTCGAGGTCACCGGCAACGCCAACGACGGGATCGCGGGCAAGGACGGCCTGGTGCTCGACTCGGGGACGATCACGGTCGGCGCGGTGGACGACGGCATCCGCGGCAAGGACTACCTCGTCGTCCAGGACGCCGACGCCACGGTCACCGCGGGTGGCGACGGGCTGAAGGCGGACAACGCCGAGGACACCGCGGCCGGCTACGTCCACGTGGCCGGCGGATCCGTGGACGTGACCGCGGCCGGCGACGGCATCTCCGCCGAGACCGACGTGATCGTGGGCGGCGGGGAGGTGACGGTGGCATCCGGTGGCGGCAGCGGTCGGACCGTCGCCGACGACACCTCCGCCAAGGGCCTCAAGGGCACGGTGAGCGTGGTGATCGGCGGCGGGACCGTCGACGTCGACGCGGCCGACGACGACGTGGTGCACTCCGACGGCGTCGTGAGCATCACCGACGGCACGCTGACCGTGGCCACGGGGGACGACGGCGTGCACTCCGACGCCGACGTGAGCATCGCCGGCGGAACGCTCACCGTCACGGCGTCCTGGAGGCGCTCGAGAGCGCCGTCATCACGATCAGCGGCGGCGACCTGGACCTGA
- a CDS encoding DUF2243 domain-containing protein → MASARDTTVQSPRRMPTRVTGLLYGLGFGGFVDGIVLHQMLQWHHMVSAVEGQEPTTLAGLEVNTLADGFFHAGAWVLAFAGTVTALVAWRQDRLAPSWSFHFGLVLVGWGLFNLVEGLVDHQILGIHHVRDDLGGPLSWDLGFLGVGVLLVAGGWLLHRRGARHLQERAAVRRG, encoded by the coding sequence ATGGCGAGCGCGCGCGACACCACCGTCCAGAGCCCCCGGCGGATGCCCACCCGGGTGACCGGCCTGCTCTACGGCCTCGGCTTCGGCGGGTTCGTCGACGGGATCGTCCTGCACCAGATGCTGCAGTGGCACCACATGGTGAGCGCCGTGGAGGGCCAGGAGCCGACGACGCTGGCCGGGCTGGAGGTCAACACGCTCGCCGACGGCTTCTTCCACGCCGGCGCCTGGGTGCTGGCCTTCGCCGGGACCGTCACCGCGCTGGTCGCGTGGCGGCAGGACCGCCTGGCGCCCAGCTGGAGCTTCCACTTCGGGCTCGTGCTCGTCGGCTGGGGGTTGTTCAACCTGGTGGAGGGGCTCGTCGACCACCAGATCCTGGGCATCCACCACGTGCGCGACGACCTGGGCGGGCCGCTCAGCTGGGACCTGGGGTTCCTGGGGGTCGGCGTGCTGCTGGTCGCGGGCGGCTGGCTGCTGCACCGGCGGGGCGCCCGCCATCTCCAGGAGCGGGCCGCCGTGCGACGGGGTTGA